In a single window of the Litorilituus sediminis genome:
- the rsmI gene encoding 16S rRNA (cytidine(1402)-2'-O)-methyltransferase — MNETSVNSGTLYIVATPIGNLADISQRALDVLSQVDVIACEDTRHTGKLLSAFSIKNSTMSMHDHNERQRQEHIANLLQEGKSIALVSDAGTPLISDPGFHLVRHCRSLGLPVSPVPGACAAISALSVAGLPTDRFSFEGFLPSKSGARKAVLESLQHEERTMVFYDAPRRAIDTVKDIVSTLGGERYLVIARELTKTFETIHSDKADDFLIWLEQDANQLKGEMVLIIEGYKADANDIPPQAINTLKLLLAEMKPKKACAIAAEIHGVKKNALYDIALSLK; from the coding sequence ATGAATGAAACTAGCGTTAATTCCGGCACCTTATATATAGTCGCCACACCAATCGGAAACCTAGCAGATATTAGCCAACGCGCGCTTGATGTTTTATCACAGGTTGATGTAATTGCTTGTGAAGATACTCGCCATACTGGCAAGCTGTTGTCTGCTTTTTCTATCAAGAACTCCACCATGTCGATGCATGATCATAATGAAAGGCAACGACAAGAGCATATTGCCAATTTATTGCAGGAAGGAAAAAGTATTGCCTTGGTTTCTGATGCAGGAACACCACTGATTAGTGATCCAGGTTTTCATCTTGTAAGGCATTGTCGAAGCCTAGGTTTACCTGTATCTCCTGTACCGGGGGCTTGTGCCGCTATTTCCGCTTTGTCTGTTGCAGGCCTGCCAACAGATAGATTTAGTTTTGAAGGTTTCTTACCGTCTAAATCAGGCGCACGAAAAGCAGTGCTTGAATCTTTACAGCATGAAGAGCGCACTATGGTGTTTTACGATGCCCCGCGTAGAGCGATTGATACAGTAAAAGATATCGTGTCAACCTTAGGTGGTGAGCGTTATTTAGTGATAGCCAGAGAATTAACCAAAACCTTTGAAACCATACATTCAGATAAAGCCGATGATTTTCTTATCTGGCTTGAGCAAGATGCCAATCAGCTTAAAGGTGAAATGGTACTCATAATTGAAGGCTATAAAGCGGATGCTAATGATATTCCACCACAAGCCATTAATACCTTAAAGTTATTATTAGCCGAAATGAAGCCGAAAAAAGCCTGTGCCATTGCCGCAGAAATACACGGCGTGAAGAAAAATGCTTTATATGATATTGCTTTGTCGCTTAAATAA
- a CDS encoding S41 family peptidase, translated as MQKIKYALSALALLCTSAHADKSEEWFLHSSISPDGKKIAFSYKGDIYTVSAKGGTARPLTLHSDWDGHPIWSRDGKSIAFASDRNGNLDVYLMPATGGKAKRLTYHSAHDIPQDFSKNGKEVLFTSARQDSAASTLFPTSRLTESYTVSVKGGTPSMLSTIASSELQYSPDGNKLLYRDEKAYENQFRKHDVSAFARDVWLHDLKTGKHTQLTTFAGGDHNPVWQDKDTFYYTSEEKSGAFNVWRSDLDGDNKKQVTKFKQHPVRSLSISDKGTLAFVHHGSIYTQKGNKLNHVEINIANDIQEDELLPKSLGGKISEYSVSPDGKEVAFIARGEVFVASTEFKTTRAITNTPQQERSVSFHKDGKTLLYTAERNGRWGLYESSIVNDDEPYFFAATTLKEEAVHVADTDSFQPVYSPDGKKIAFLSGRDEIQVFNRETKKVNVALGKEHNYSYADGDISFAWAPDSYWMTADYAPRSRLFITNVGVFPSDGSKQPVDISLSGYSDGGPTWHTDGEAVLWFSTRYGQRDHGSWGREADVMAAFLTQDAYDKFSMSKEEYALHKELEKKKEESEADKEGSDKKEKAKNGKDKKDAKEEVKEPVNIAWDNIERRTARLTVHASDLRDAYLTKDTKELYYLARFEKGYDLWRHNIREKKTELIAKLGARSVSMSFSDDEKQLFVLADGTLKQGKVGKKITLKPISVNPVMQLKTAQERAFMFDHSWRIIKDKFYRDDMHGIDWDDMGDSYRKKLNAIGHGRDFANMFAEMTGELNASHIGSSYRPKKQAHHDATGRLGLFFNNSSDFEVIEVLAKGPFDKDNSAVKPGVKLKAVNGVKLTNTQNLHQLLNHSADKRVRFTFESADGDSFDEVVKPIRSTSNLMYERWVASREALVEELSGGRLGYVHVRGMNDPSFRAVYSRLLGKHFDKEAVVVDTRFNGGGWLHNDLAKLLSGNEYFTMHVRGRKYHGDPLDQWNKPSVLVINEGNYSDAHAFAYTYDELNLGEMVGMPVPGTMTAVWWETGISGDFRAGVPQVGMKNTKGEYLENNQTMPDHLVKNDPESTAKGRDKQIEKAVDVLLKKLK; from the coding sequence ATGCAAAAAATAAAGTACGCTTTGTCTGCTTTAGCCTTGCTTTGCACGTCAGCGCATGCTGATAAAAGCGAAGAATGGTTCCTACATAGCAGCATTTCGCCCGACGGCAAAAAAATCGCTTTTTCATATAAAGGTGATATTTACACAGTTTCAGCAAAAGGTGGCACAGCAAGACCATTAACCCTACATAGTGATTGGGATGGTCACCCTATTTGGTCTCGTGATGGTAAAAGCATTGCCTTTGCCAGTGATAGAAATGGCAACTTAGACGTATATTTAATGCCAGCAACAGGCGGTAAAGCCAAGCGCTTAACCTATCATTCAGCACATGATATCCCACAAGATTTCAGTAAAAACGGCAAAGAAGTATTATTCACTTCTGCTCGCCAAGACTCGGCTGCCTCAACCTTATTTCCAACATCACGCTTAACAGAAAGCTATACGGTTTCTGTGAAAGGTGGCACACCGTCGATGTTGTCAACCATCGCCAGCTCAGAGCTGCAATACTCGCCAGATGGCAACAAACTACTTTATCGTGATGAAAAAGCCTATGAAAACCAATTTAGAAAGCATGATGTCTCAGCGTTTGCGCGCGATGTCTGGCTTCACGATTTAAAAACCGGCAAACACACTCAGTTAACTACGTTTGCAGGTGGCGATCACAACCCAGTATGGCAAGATAAAGACACTTTCTACTACACCAGTGAAGAAAAATCTGGCGCATTTAATGTCTGGCGTTCAGATTTAGACGGTGACAACAAAAAGCAAGTTACCAAGTTTAAGCAACACCCGGTACGCAGCTTATCCATTAGCGACAAAGGTACACTAGCCTTTGTTCACCATGGCAGCATTTATACGCAAAAAGGCAATAAGCTAAACCACGTTGAAATCAATATCGCTAACGATATTCAAGAAGATGAATTATTGCCTAAATCATTAGGTGGCAAAATTAGCGAATACTCAGTATCGCCTGATGGTAAAGAAGTCGCCTTTATTGCCCGCGGTGAAGTCTTTGTTGCCAGCACAGAGTTTAAAACCACACGAGCCATCACTAACACACCACAGCAAGAGCGCTCAGTGTCATTTCATAAAGATGGCAAAACCTTACTCTATACGGCCGAACGCAATGGTCGTTGGGGTTTATATGAAAGCTCTATCGTTAATGATGACGAGCCATATTTCTTTGCTGCTACCACATTAAAAGAAGAGGCTGTTCATGTAGCCGATACCGACAGCTTCCAACCTGTGTATTCTCCAGACGGTAAAAAGATTGCCTTTTTATCTGGCCGCGATGAAATTCAAGTATTCAATCGCGAGACTAAAAAAGTCAATGTTGCCCTTGGTAAAGAACACAACTACTCATATGCAGATGGCGATATCAGCTTTGCCTGGGCACCCGATAGCTATTGGATGACCGCAGACTACGCGCCAAGAAGTCGCTTATTTATCACCAATGTTGGCGTATTCCCATCTGATGGCTCAAAACAGCCGGTAGATATCAGCCTATCTGGCTACAGCGATGGCGGTCCTACTTGGCACACTGATGGTGAAGCCGTGCTATGGTTTAGTACCCGTTACGGTCAACGAGATCATGGTAGCTGGGGACGTGAAGCTGATGTTATGGCAGCGTTTTTAACGCAAGATGCTTATGACAAATTCAGCATGTCTAAAGAAGAATATGCCCTACATAAAGAGCTAGAAAAGAAAAAAGAAGAGAGCGAGGCAGATAAAGAAGGCTCTGATAAAAAAGAGAAGGCGAAAAACGGCAAAGACAAAAAAGATGCTAAAGAAGAAGTTAAAGAGCCAGTTAACATAGCGTGGGATAATATTGAACGCCGCACTGCTCGCTTAACGGTTCATGCATCAGACCTTCGCGATGCCTACCTAACCAAAGACACCAAAGAGTTGTACTACCTTGCTCGTTTCGAGAAGGGTTATGACTTATGGCGTCATAACATTCGCGAGAAGAAAACTGAGCTTATCGCTAAGTTAGGTGCTCGCTCGGTTAGCATGTCATTTAGCGACGATGAAAAGCAGTTATTCGTACTAGCTGACGGCACATTAAAGCAAGGTAAAGTTGGCAAAAAAATCACCTTAAAACCTATCAGTGTTAACCCGGTAATGCAGCTTAAAACAGCGCAAGAGCGAGCGTTTATGTTCGATCACAGCTGGCGCATCATTAAAGATAAATTCTACCGTGACGACATGCATGGCATCGATTGGGATGACATGGGCGACTCATACCGTAAGAAGCTAAACGCTATCGGCCATGGTCGTGATTTTGCCAATATGTTTGCTGAAATGACTGGCGAATTAAACGCCTCTCATATCGGCTCATCTTATCGTCCGAAAAAACAAGCACATCATGATGCTACCGGTCGTTTAGGTTTATTCTTTAACAACAGCAGCGACTTTGAAGTTATTGAAGTATTAGCAAAAGGCCCTTTTGATAAAGATAATAGCGCAGTCAAACCTGGCGTTAAACTAAAAGCAGTGAATGGCGTTAAATTAACGAATACGCAAAACCTACATCAATTACTTAACCATAGCGCTGATAAACGCGTGAGATTCACCTTTGAATCAGCTGATGGCGACAGCTTTGATGAAGTGGTTAAACCAATTCGCTCTACCAGTAATTTAATGTATGAACGTTGGGTGGCCTCACGCGAAGCCTTGGTTGAAGAGCTGTCAGGTGGTCGATTAGGTTATGTGCACGTACGTGGTATGAATGATCCAAGCTTTAGAGCGGTATACTCACGCTTATTAGGTAAGCACTTTGATAAAGAAGCTGTGGTGGTTGATACTCGCTTTAACGGCGGTGGTTGGTTACACAACGACTTAGCTAAATTATTAAGTGGTAACGAGTACTTCACTATGCACGTACGTGGCCGTAAATACCACGGTGACCCATTAGATCAATGGAACAAACCTTCAGTATTAGTGATTAACGAAGGTAACTATAGTGACGCACACGCATTTGCCTATACTTACGATGAACTTAATTTAGGTGAAATGGTGGGTATGCCAGTACCAGGTACTATGACCGCAGTATGGTGGGAAACCGGTATTTCTGGTGATTTCCGCGCTGGTGTACCACAAGTGGGTATGAAAAATACCAAAGGCGAATACTTGGAAAATAACCAAACCATGCCAGATCACTTAGTGAAAAACGACCCTGAATCAACCGCTAAAGGTCGCGATAAGCAAATCGAAAAAGCCGTTGACGTATTACTGAAAAAATTAAAGTAG
- a CDS encoding MarR family winged helix-turn-helix transcriptional regulator has product MEKYEELLVSIRKVIRAIDLHSKQLNKSSGLTGPQLLIMQEIARIKGVTASQIAKQINLSAATVTNILDRLENRGLITRVRSDNDKRRVSLFLSEQGKVSLIDAPQPLQEHFIQKFCSLEPWEQSLLLSSMQRIASMMDANDLDAAPVLEIEPMDKSAEQTTKSPAK; this is encoded by the coding sequence TTGGAAAAGTACGAAGAACTTTTAGTCTCTATTCGTAAAGTAATCAGAGCAATTGATTTGCATTCTAAGCAATTAAATAAATCATCAGGTTTAACTGGCCCGCAGTTACTCATTATGCAGGAAATCGCCAGAATAAAAGGAGTAACAGCAAGCCAAATAGCGAAACAAATTAACTTAAGCGCTGCAACTGTAACAAACATTCTTGATCGATTAGAAAATAGAGGATTAATCACTCGCGTAAGAAGTGACAACGACAAGCGTCGAGTCAGTTTATTTTTATCAGAACAAGGCAAGGTCTCATTAATTGATGCGCCACAACCGCTGCAAGAACATTTCATTCAAAAATTTTGCAGCTTAGAACCATGGGAGCAATCACTATTATTATCTTCAATGCAGCGCATTGCCTCTATGATGGATGCCAACGATCTTGATGCTGCTCCAGTATTGGAAATAGAGCCGATGGATAAAAGTGCCGAACAAACAACAAAAAGCCCTGCTAAATAA
- a CDS encoding OmpA family protein, which translates to MTRFNLSAITLAATAALSLSFTAVAEQPLAKDLVGKFYGGGHLMHIKTDNERLMTDDLRSDVDHGSGLGAEFGYRYSEALEFRFAHSEINLVKENGGFKEPDASATAFDVLYFLNKENFYLMSGLNSMDIVDRKTSVNLGAGYRYHLTNNAALYFEGKTHYQFSEHFTDYTAQLGFIYFFGESKKSAPASKIAPVAVVAEQASAQVIDSDNDGVADNKDQCANTPKNDKVDSDGCTVFTQENLRIQLLVNFDNNKAEIKPEYFNEIKEMADFMKTYPHTKLVVEGHTSSQGSAKHNKKLSQARAQAIVNRLTQTHGIKAERLSAVGYGEARLLNTANSSQAHSENRRIEAVIETTRKVAIKQ; encoded by the coding sequence ATGACACGATTTAACCTATCAGCTATCACGCTTGCTGCTACTGCGGCACTTTCATTAAGCTTTACAGCCGTTGCCGAACAACCACTAGCCAAAGATTTAGTTGGCAAATTTTATGGCGGCGGTCACTTAATGCACATTAAAACAGACAATGAGCGTTTAATGACCGACGATTTACGCTCAGATGTCGACCATGGCTCAGGCTTGGGCGCAGAGTTTGGTTACCGCTACAGTGAAGCGCTAGAGTTTCGCTTTGCCCACAGCGAAATAAATTTAGTAAAAGAAAATGGCGGCTTTAAAGAGCCTGATGCCTCAGCAACAGCTTTTGATGTTTTATATTTTCTAAATAAAGAAAACTTCTATCTAATGAGTGGTTTAAACTCAATGGATATAGTTGATAGAAAAACCTCAGTAAACTTAGGTGCAGGTTATAGATATCACTTAACTAACAACGCCGCTCTTTACTTTGAAGGTAAAACTCACTACCAATTCTCAGAGCACTTTACTGACTATACTGCTCAGCTAGGCTTTATCTACTTTTTTGGCGAAAGCAAAAAGTCAGCACCAGCAAGCAAAATAGCGCCAGTAGCCGTTGTTGCAGAGCAAGCGAGTGCTCAAGTAATAGATAGCGACAATGATGGTGTAGCCGATAATAAAGATCAATGCGCCAACACGCCTAAAAACGATAAGGTAGACAGCGATGGCTGTACTGTTTTCACTCAAGAGAACTTAAGAATTCAACTTTTAGTGAATTTTGATAACAACAAAGCTGAAATCAAGCCAGAATACTTTAATGAAATTAAAGAAATGGCTGACTTTATGAAAACTTACCCGCACACTAAACTGGTAGTTGAAGGCCATACCTCATCACAAGGCTCAGCAAAACATAATAAAAAGCTATCACAAGCTCGTGCCCAAGCGATTGTTAATAGATTAACCCAAACGCATGGCATCAAAGCAGAGCGTCTATCTGCTGTAGGTTACGGTGAAGCGCGTTTATTAAATACAGCTAACAGCAGCCAAGCCCACAGTGAAAACCGTCGTATTGAAGCGGTTATCGAAACAACACGAAAAGTTGCTATAAAACAGTAA
- the glnD gene encoding [protein-PII] uridylyltransferase: protein MNFPDILDIKAVKNHIAINEAAFNRTFFDTKIEQLQQQRAQLFNHLLVALWQAFNLDKWQDLSLNAVGGFGRQTLHPKSDIDLCILSDKTLNKTQEQAISQFLTKLWDLGVDIGYSVRTEKENIQAARCDATIATCLLDIHTLYGNKQHAQNILTLLYSDKITSSADFFTDKVAEQEARHNKAKNTALYLEPNMKNNPGGMRDVQTIIWIARKHFHVDDAESLKQLGFLQPDEYQELLEAYQFICRIRWALHVVAGRATEELLFEYQIEVAKFMQFGHGDNAQLAVEKMMRQLFRAMTRIRELNQMMLRIIERRIFIEPKALNNKIDLNEHFFIVNHMIQAKYDEVFLNKANVLTLFHLIAQHSEIRDIAPETLRLLRQTRRSLLGELQDYQACRTEFIAILRHNNGLKRAFSLMHRYGVLASYFPEWKSIEGQMQFDIHNAYTVDEHAFKLLQCVDGFSDKSANKKLISSIYQEKKLKLILTVAGLCHDLSGKQTHEANEFSAMYAKEFAQLHDLKRSEVELIYWLVDNQDLLISTAQSRDIQDPEVIRTIAKRIRTEAKLNALYCFTVADLMATNDQCWNEWQESLLNEWYFSLRKALNDGIENVFEQRIVIRENKQESLEALVESGIPEHEVMSLWSVFPSSFFSNNQVEEIVEFSQQILTKNKQAHLATLSQNPNLECNNLLVYSPDRSMLFVDLFNCLSALKVKVKEAQLYKTKSGNALEVIKILDYNDEPITDTYREQRVISCINKVLTSEQLNDKPDKPKEPKHFSTFENSPDIDFLPTQKSSRTLLKISALDNPQFIEKICEVFRKKQLTVHSAKITTIGESAENVFSVSTIDNEVMTEQDKQELSELLIDKIA from the coding sequence ATGAATTTTCCTGACATTTTAGATATTAAAGCAGTAAAAAATCATATTGCGATAAATGAAGCAGCATTTAATCGCACATTTTTCGACACTAAAATTGAACAACTACAGCAGCAACGAGCGCAATTGTTTAATCATTTATTGGTTGCATTATGGCAAGCATTTAACTTAGATAAATGGCAAGACTTATCTCTTAATGCTGTCGGCGGTTTTGGCCGACAAACCTTACACCCTAAGTCTGATATTGATCTGTGTATTCTGTCAGATAAAACGCTTAACAAAACTCAAGAGCAAGCTATTTCACAGTTTTTAACTAAGTTGTGGGATTTAGGTGTCGATATTGGTTACTCGGTTAGAACCGAAAAAGAAAATATTCAAGCTGCACGTTGCGATGCCACCATAGCCACATGTTTGCTTGATATTCATACTTTGTACGGCAATAAGCAACATGCGCAAAACATTCTTACGCTACTATATTCAGATAAAATAACCTCCAGCGCTGATTTTTTTACCGATAAGGTTGCTGAACAAGAAGCTCGCCACAACAAAGCCAAAAACACCGCATTGTATCTAGAGCCAAACATGAAGAATAATCCGGGTGGCATGCGTGATGTACAAACAATCATTTGGATAGCCCGAAAGCACTTTCACGTTGATGACGCAGAGTCTTTAAAGCAACTTGGTTTTCTGCAACCGGATGAATATCAAGAATTACTTGAAGCCTATCAATTCATTTGTCGAATACGTTGGGCGCTGCACGTGGTCGCGGGTCGAGCCACTGAAGAATTATTATTTGAGTACCAAATAGAGGTTGCCAAATTTATGCAATTTGGTCACGGCGACAATGCACAGCTTGCGGTTGAAAAAATGATGCGCCAACTGTTCAGAGCAATGACCCGTATTCGCGAGCTTAATCAAATGATGTTACGAATAATCGAACGGAGAATATTTATTGAACCGAAAGCACTTAATAACAAAATCGATTTAAACGAGCATTTCTTCATTGTTAATCACATGATACAAGCTAAGTATGATGAGGTATTTTTAAATAAAGCCAATGTGCTGACCTTATTCCATCTGATTGCACAGCACAGCGAAATAAGAGATATTGCCCCAGAAACCTTACGATTGCTGAGACAAACCAGGCGCAGTTTATTAGGGGAACTGCAAGACTACCAAGCCTGTAGAACCGAGTTTATAGCAATTTTGCGTCATAATAATGGCTTAAAACGCGCCTTTAGTTTAATGCATCGCTACGGAGTTCTGGCATCGTATTTTCCCGAGTGGAAATCAATTGAAGGCCAAATGCAGTTTGATATTCATAACGCTTATACCGTCGATGAGCATGCCTTTAAATTATTACAATGTGTTGATGGCTTTAGCGATAAATCAGCAAACAAAAAGCTGATCTCAAGCATCTACCAAGAGAAAAAACTTAAACTTATTTTAACCGTAGCTGGCTTGTGCCATGACTTAAGTGGTAAACAAACGCACGAAGCCAATGAATTCAGCGCCATGTACGCTAAAGAATTTGCCCAGCTGCATGATCTTAAGCGATCAGAAGTTGAGTTAATTTATTGGTTAGTGGATAACCAAGACTTATTGATCAGTACTGCTCAATCACGAGACATTCAAGATCCCGAGGTGATTCGTACCATAGCTAAACGCATCAGAACAGAAGCTAAATTAAACGCGCTTTACTGTTTTACCGTGGCAGATTTAATGGCAACTAATGATCAATGCTGGAACGAATGGCAAGAAAGCTTACTAAATGAATGGTATTTTTCACTGCGTAAAGCACTAAATGATGGCATTGAAAATGTGTTTGAGCAGCGTATTGTGATTCGCGAAAACAAGCAAGAGTCACTTGAGGCATTAGTTGAATCAGGTATTCCAGAACATGAAGTGATGTCACTTTGGTCTGTATTTCCCTCAAGCTTTTTTAGCAATAATCAAGTTGAAGAAATCGTCGAATTTAGCCAACAAATATTGACAAAGAATAAACAAGCACACCTTGCCACCCTGTCACAAAACCCTAATTTAGAGTGCAATAATCTGCTAGTTTACTCACCTGACAGGAGCATGTTATTTGTTGATCTTTTTAACTGCTTATCAGCGCTAAAAGTTAAAGTGAAAGAAGCGCAACTCTATAAGACCAAAAGCGGCAACGCGCTCGAAGTTATAAAAATTCTAGACTATAACGATGAGCCAATTACCGACACATATCGAGAACAGCGCGTTATTTCATGCATTAATAAGGTGTTAACCAGTGAACAGCTTAATGATAAACCTGATAAACCTAAAGAGCCGAAACACTTTTCGACCTTTGAAAATTCGCCTGACATTGATTTTCTACCCACGCAGAAATCTAGCAGAACACTATTAAAAATTAGCGCGCTTGATAACCCGCAGTTTATTGAAAAGATTTGTGAAGTATTTCGTAAAAAACAACTTACTGTTCATTCAGCAAAAATAACCACGATTGGTGAAAGCGCCGAAAACGTATTCTCAGTTTCAACCATTGATAATGAAGTGATGACAGAGCAAGACAAACAAGAACTATCTGAACTGCTCATTGATAAAATAGCCTAG